CGACCTGCTCCGCCTCGACCACGGCACCGCGCTGATCGGCCGGCTCGCCGACTCCATCGCGGTGCTCGGCGGCACCAGGCCCGGCCGCCAGTGGAGCCGGGCCGTGCCCCTGTACAGCGTGCTGCGCGGCGCCATGTCGCGGATCATCGACTACCAGCGCGTCGAGCTGCACTCCGTCTCCGAGGTGGCTGTCACCGGCCCCGCCGTCGAGCCGCTGATCCACGCGCTGGCCGAGCTCCTCGACAACGCGACCCGCTACTCCCCGCCGCAGACCAAGGTCCATCTGACCGCCGTCGACGTCCAGTCGGGCATCGCCGTCGAGATCGAGGACGGCGGCGTCAGCATGAGCGAGGAGGCCCGCGAGCGTGCGGAGCGGATGCTGAGCCAGGCCCGGCAGGGCATCGACCTCAACGACCTCGGTGAGACGCCGCGCCTCGGCCTCGCCGTGGTCGGCCGGCTGGCGCAGGCCTACGGCTTCCAGGTCTCGCTGCGGCCGTCCGCGTACGGCGGCGTGCGCGCGGTCCTCGTCGTGCCGCAGGACCTGATCACCACGACCGCGGCGGCGACCGGTCTCGCCCACGGCATCGGAGCCGCGTCGGTGCCCCGGACGACCCTCCCGCCGGAGGCGGCCCAGGCCGCGCCGAGCACCCCGGCCCGCGGCGCGGCTCCGGTGCCCGCCCCGCGGCGGCCGGCCACCGGGCCGGTGACGTCCGAGCCGGACCCGGTGGTGGTGGAGCGGACGCCGAACGGCCTCCCCCAGCGGCGCCGCAGGACGCCCGCCGTCCCGCCCGCCGCCCCGAACACGCCGGCGTCGTCCACGCCGGACCCGGCTCCGCAGCAGGAGCCCACTCCGCAGGTGCAGCCCGGAATGTGGCTGGCCGCCTTCCAGAGCGGCCTGTCCGGGGAGCCCACCGACGCCAGCAAGGGGAACACACAGCCATGATTCAGCAGCAGGCCAACATGGACTGGATGCTCAAGGACCTCGCGGAAGGCGTGCCGCAGACCAGGCACGTGGTCGTGCTCTCCGCCGACGGTCTGCGCATGGCCCAGTACGGCACGGACACCGACACCGCCGACCGGCTCGCCGCCGCGTGCGCGGGCCTCCAGTCCCTCGCCGCCGCGGTGGGGGCCGAACTCCCGCACAGCGACGCCCGGATGCGGCTCGTCGTGATCGAGATGGACGGGGGCTTCTTCTACCTGATGGCCGCCGGCGCCGGCGCCTTCCTCGCCGTGCTCGCCGACGAGGGCGTGGACGCCGGACTCATGGGCCAGCGGATGCGCGACCTGGTGCTGCGGATCGGCGCCCACCTGAGCAGCCCGCCCCGGCAGGACGGTGCGGCCAGGTGAGCCACCCGGGCGGCGGGGACTGGGAGGAGGCCAGTCCCGAGCGGCTGTACGTCATCACCGGCGGCCGCAGCAGCACGTCCGCCCCCGTCGAACTCGACCTGGTCACGCTGATCGTGGCCAGGTCCCGGCCGAAGCCCGGCATGCAGCCGGAGCACGCGGCGATTCTCGAGCTGTGCCAGTCGCCCCTGTCCGTCGCGGAGGTCTCCGCGTACTCGGGGCTCCCGGTCAGCGTCGTCACCGTCCTGCTCGGCGACCTCCTCGCCGGAGGACGGGTGGTCGCACGCGCGCCCGTCCCACCCGCCAGACTCCCCGACCGCGCTTTGATTGAGGCAGTGATCGATGGACTTCAGAAGCTCTGAGCAGCCGGTACGGACGACCGGGCCGCGGAGCGAGGACGCGCTGCCCGAGACGGCCGCGGCCGCCGTCAAGGTGGTGATCGTGGGCGGCTTCGGGGTCGGCAAGACGACGCTGGTCGGATCGGTCAGCGAGATCCGCCCGCTGACCACCGAGGAGACGATGACCCAGGCCGGTGTCGGCATCGACGACACCTCGGGCATCGGCGGCAAGAACGCAACGACCGTGGCGATGGACTTCGGCCGGATCTCCGTCAACGAGGAACTGGTGCTGTACCTGTTCGGCACGCCGGGGCAGGAGCGCTTCTGGTTCCTGTGGCGCGGGCTGTTCGAGGGCGCGCTGGGCGCGGTGGTGCTGGTCGACACCCGGCGGCTGGAGGTCAGCTTCGACGTCATCGGCCGGCTGGAGGAGCGGTCCGTGCCGTTCGTCGTGGCCGTCAACTCCTTCCCGGACGCGCCGGACCACCCGGTCGAGGAGCTCCGCGGGGCGCTCGATCTCCCGGAGTCGGTGCCGATCGTGACCTGCGACGCCCGGCAGCGGTCGTCGAGCAGGGACGTGCTGATGACGCTGATGCGGTATCTGCAGGGCCTGGCGGCGGAGCAGCAGGCGTCCTGAGCGGGCGGGCCGGGCGGCTCCTGGGCCGAGGGCCCGAGCCCCCCGGGCGGGCCGTCGGTGCCGCCCGGGCCGCCCCCTCGTACCCGCCCGGCGAACGCCCGGGCCGCCCTCGTCACCGTTCGCCGGGCGCCGGGCCCGCCCTCGTACCCGCCCGGCGGGCCGCCCGCCACCCGGGTGGGCGCCCCGCCTCCGGGTGAGTGGAGCAGTCGGGGGAGATCGGTGCACGCGGACCGGCGATCGGCTGACAAGGGCTCAAGCGGCGGCGCGACCGGGTCGAGAAACGGTGATGTGATCATCGTCGATCGGATGGGAGTCCCCATGCGACTGTTCGCGCGCCGCGCGGTCGCCGCTCTGCTGCTCGCCGTGTCGGCGGCAGCCCCCGGACCGGCCGCGGCGGCCGGCACGGAGGGGCCGACCCCCGCCCCGCTGTACCGGTCGTCCGAGCCGGTGAAGGGCAGCTACATCGTCTCCCTCCGGGAGGGCGCCGACCCGGCCGCGGTCGCCCGGGACGCGGGTGTGAAGCGCCGGTACACCTACAACCGGGCCATGCGCGGGTTCTCCGCGACGCTGAACGCGGCCCAGCTCAACGCCCTGCGGCTCGCACCGGGCGTGGCGGCCGTGGAGGAGGACGCGCGGGTGTCCGCGCGCGGGCTCCCCGAGGGGCCGCGCGTCCCGTCCGCCGCCCGTCTCGCGGACCCGGGCGTCGCCACGGCGTTCCGCAGGCAGGCCGCGAGCTGGGGACTGGACCGCGCGGACCAGCGGGCCCTGCCGCTGGACGGGCAGTTCACCGCGACGTCGACGGGCTGGGGCGTCACGGTCTACGTCGTAGACACCGGGATCGACTACGGTCACAGCGAGTTCGGCGGCCGGGCCGTGGCCGGGTTCGACGCCATCGGCGACGGGCGCCGCGGCCAGGACTGCGAGGGCCACGGCACCCATGTCGCGGGGACGGTGGCGGGGGCCGCGTACGGGGTGGCGCCGCAGGCCCATGTGGTCAGCGTCCGGGTGCTCGACTGCGAGGGTGAGGGTGCCTGGTCCAGGATCATCGCGGGCCTCGACTGGGTGGCGAAGAACGCCCGGCACCCCGCCGTGCTGAACGCCTCCCTCGGAGGCCCCGTGTCCCCCTCCGCCAACGCCGCCGCCCGGGCCGTCTTCGACAGCGGGGTGCTGCCCGTCGTCGCGGCGGGCAACTCCGCGGAGGACGCGTGCGGGGT
The Streptomyces tirandamycinicus DNA segment above includes these coding regions:
- a CDS encoding sensor histidine kinase, with amino-acid sequence MIREESSPGSGNPRPAAAFGWLLPATLTVVGTVVTVLLAPAPARGPVAVLGAVAAVALAAVGAEAARRGRMIGSLRRAVAERDSVLAQQASRTAHLAGTLLPDVVERLRKGEFPEDVLASLDAPESHRAVVRTVLDAVVAEEDLRESAQRAFVNIARRVQAIVHRQAQELREMEDRHGKSPEVFGDLLRLDHGTALIGRLADSIAVLGGTRPGRQWSRAVPLYSVLRGAMSRIIDYQRVELHSVSEVAVTGPAVEPLIHALAELLDNATRYSPPQTKVHLTAVDVQSGIAVEIEDGGVSMSEEARERAERMLSQARQGIDLNDLGETPRLGLAVVGRLAQAYGFQVSLRPSAYGGVRAVLVVPQDLITTTAAATGLAHGIGAASVPRTTLPPEAAQAAPSTPARGAAPVPAPRRPATGPVTSEPDPVVVERTPNGLPQRRRRTPAVPPAAPNTPASSTPDPAPQQEPTPQVQPGMWLAAFQSGLSGEPTDASKGNTQP
- a CDS encoding roadblock/LC7 domain-containing protein, whose product is MIQQQANMDWMLKDLAEGVPQTRHVVVLSADGLRMAQYGTDTDTADRLAAACAGLQSLAAAVGAELPHSDARMRLVVIEMDGGFFYLMAAGAGAFLAVLADEGVDAGLMGQRMRDLVLRIGAHLSSPPRQDGAAR
- a CDS encoding DUF742 domain-containing protein; this translates as MSHPGGGDWEEASPERLYVITGGRSSTSAPVELDLVTLIVARSRPKPGMQPEHAAILELCQSPLSVAEVSAYSGLPVSVVTVLLGDLLAGGRVVARAPVPPARLPDRALIEAVIDGLQKL
- a CDS encoding GTP-binding protein, whose product is MDFRSSEQPVRTTGPRSEDALPETAAAAVKVVIVGGFGVGKTTLVGSVSEIRPLTTEETMTQAGVGIDDTSGIGGKNATTVAMDFGRISVNEELVLYLFGTPGQERFWFLWRGLFEGALGAVVLVDTRRLEVSFDVIGRLEERSVPFVVAVNSFPDAPDHPVEELRGALDLPESVPIVTCDARQRSSSRDVLMTLMRYLQGLAAEQQAS
- a CDS encoding S8 family peptidase, which produces MRLFARRAVAALLLAVSAAAPGPAAAAGTEGPTPAPLYRSSEPVKGSYIVSLREGADPAAVARDAGVKRRYTYNRAMRGFSATLNAAQLNALRLAPGVAAVEEDARVSARGLPEGPRVPSAARLADPGVATAFRRQAASWGLDRADQRALPLDGQFTATSTGWGVTVYVVDTGIDYGHSEFGGRAVAGFDAIGDGRRGQDCEGHGTHVAGTVAGAAYGVAPQAHVVSVRVLDCEGEGAWSRIIAGLDWVAKNARHPAVLNASLGGPVSPSANAAARAVFDSGVLPVVAAGNSAEDACGVSPASAPNVLTVGATDTADTETDYSNYGECLRLYAPGSDITSARMGGGTTSMNGTSMAAPHVAGVAALYKAAHPAAGPQEVADWLIAQSTKNVVRSITRGSPNRLLFTGGL